One Methylomonas sp. LL1 DNA window includes the following coding sequences:
- the motB gene encoding flagellar motor protein MotB, with protein sequence MAEQPIIIKKIKKKAGHGHHGGAWKIAYADFVTAMMAFFLLMWLLGSTDDATKKGISEYFQDPFGVNIKSTGEGIADRSSIVQGGGSDLTNKDAGETHKGEDVPPPAEDVEKLAELQEQKKLEELQENIEKMVQANSSLAEYKDQITLERTPEGLKIQIIDAKNRPMFKLARSSIEDYAQTILRALAPVINELPNKVSVNGHTDALPYPDNKSGYSNWELSTDRANVARHELTLGGLAEEKVLRVVGLASSIPYKAENPNDPMNRRISIIVMNKKTENQVLHEGAEAKPAVPTGIPGIPNDTQKNIRITPAPELH encoded by the coding sequence ATGGCCGAACAACCCATTATCATCAAGAAAATCAAAAAGAAAGCGGGCCACGGCCATCACGGCGGCGCCTGGAAAATCGCCTACGCCGACTTCGTGACGGCAATGATGGCCTTCTTTTTGTTGATGTGGTTGCTCGGCTCCACCGACGACGCCACCAAAAAAGGGATTTCCGAATATTTTCAAGACCCCTTTGGCGTCAACATCAAAAGCACCGGCGAAGGCATTGCCGATCGAAGTTCCATCGTTCAAGGCGGCGGTTCCGATCTAACCAACAAGGACGCCGGCGAGACACACAAAGGCGAAGACGTCCCCCCACCCGCCGAAGATGTTGAAAAACTAGCCGAACTACAGGAACAGAAAAAACTCGAGGAATTACAGGAAAATATCGAAAAAATGGTGCAGGCCAACTCAAGTCTTGCCGAATACAAGGACCAGATCACGCTGGAAAGGACGCCGGAAGGCTTGAAGATTCAGATTATCGATGCCAAAAACCGGCCCATGTTCAAGCTGGCCAGGTCGAGTATCGAAGACTATGCGCAAACCATCCTCAGGGCGCTGGCGCCGGTCATCAATGAATTGCCCAATAAGGTCAGCGTCAACGGCCATACCGACGCGCTGCCCTACCCGGACAATAAATCGGGCTATTCCAACTGGGAACTGTCCACCGACAGGGCCAATGTCGCCCGCCACGAACTCACGCTGGGCGGATTGGCCGAGGAAAAAGTTTTACGCGTGGTCGGCCTGGCCTCGAGCATTCCTTATAAAGCAGAGAATCCTAACGATCCGATGAACAGACGGATTTCGATCATCGTCATGAACAAAAAGACTGAAAATCAGGTGTTGCATGAAGGCGCCGAAGCCAAACCCGCCGTCCCCACCGGCATACCGGGAATTCCCAACGATACCCAGAAAAACATCCGGATAACGCCGGCCCCCGAATTGCACTAA